The following are from one region of the Chanos chanos chromosome 10, fChaCha1.1, whole genome shotgun sequence genome:
- the lacc1 gene encoding laccase domain-containing protein 1, protein MATAILVDLFHLSCPTYGACVVEHTKRVSALIDNDANGPVYLILCQPREVTSDTRNLEQHFSRKKQTQVLKHECIAASLYTFKQAVDESGITEVEVITSAQRRTIIQMYLDLLFTAIYKFEFKVVLDHLDCSFDSPTMTRVQFTDVKDEVSNFLQHLPAVRGEITILGSSLISDCFSHGFTTRSGGISYISTLSSLNLFSSSRRRDPKAVVAENLRRLGLKAGFQPHQFHLIKTNHASDVWVMGKTPPESYDGIVTNQAGVVIAAPGADCMPLLFSDPVAKVIGVAHAGWKGTLMGVAMTTANAMVSEFGSKLEDIVVVIGPSVGPCCFTLERNSAKEFHSIHPDCVRDIESPMPYVDIRLATRILLQRGGLLPEHIQDDTVTDRPNVTLCTSCHPESFFSHVRDGINFGTQIGFLWIKESSDIQQIDS, encoded by the exons ATGGCTACAGCTATTTTAGTGGATCTGTTTCATCTTAGCTGCCCCACGTACGGAGCGTGTGTGGTGGAGCACACGAAAAGGGTGTCCGCTCTCATCGATAATGACGCGAACGGGCCTGTTTACCTTATTCTTTGTCAACCTCGAGAGGTAACGTCGGATACACGGAACCTGGAGCAGCATTTCAGTCGAAAGAAACAAACCCAAGTTCTCAAACATGAATGCATAGCAGCTTCATTATATACATTTAAACAAGCTGTGGACGAATCGGGCATAACCGAAGTTGAGGTCATAACTTCTGCTCAGCGGAGAACGATTATTCAGATGTACCTGGATCTTCTCTTCACTGCCATCTACAAGTTCGAGTTTAAAGTGGTGTTGGACCACTTGGATTGCTCTTTCGATAGCCCCACGATGACCCGCGTGCAGTTCACAGACGTCAAAGATGAAGTCAGCAATTTTCTGCAGCACCTTCCAGCGGTGCGCGGAGAAATCACAATTCTCGGGTCATCTTTAATCTCGG ACTGTTTTTCGCATGGGTTCACTACCCGATCAGGGGGCATCTCCTACATCAGCACCCTGAGCTCCCTCAACCTCTTCAGCAGCTCCAGACGCAGAGACCCCAAGGCAGTGGTGGCTGAAAACCTCCGTCGCCTTGGGCTTAAGGCCGGATTCCAGCCTCACCAGTTCCACCTTATAAAG ACCAATCATGCCAGTGACGTGTGGGTGATGGGTAAGACACCACCTGAGAGCTATGATGGGATTGTCACCAACCAAGCAGGTGTTGTCATAGCAGCACCAGGGGCTGATTGCATGCCACTGCTCTTTAGTGACCCTGTGGCAAAGGTCATAGGAGTGGCACATGCAG GCTGGAAAGGCACGCTCATGggggttgccatgacaacagcgAATGCTATGGTCTCGGAGTTTGGCAGTAAACTTGAGGACATCGTCGTCGTGATTGGCCCCTCGGTCGGCCCCTGCTGTTTCACTCTGGAGAGGAATTCGGCTAAAGAGTTTCATTCCATACACCCAGACTGCGTCAGGGACATAGAATCACCCATGCCTTATGTCGATATCAGACTTGCCACTAG AATTCTCCTTCAGAGGGGCGGGCTCCTTCCCGAGCATATTCAGGACGACACGGTGACGGACAGGCCAAATGTCACCCTCTGTACCTCTTGCCACCCAGAGTCTTTTTTCTCCCATGTGCGAGATGGCATCAACTTTGGCACACAGATAGGGTTCCTGTGGATTAAAGAATCCAGCGACATTCAACAAATAGACAGTTAA